Below is a genomic region from Bacteroidota bacterium.
AGGGAAGAACAACTGGCATTTAAAATTTTAGAGCATAAATCCTTGCAAAGCATTGTGAAAAAAATTGTAAAGGCAAGCGAAGCAAAAAATCCTGCATTTCGTTATTCTGCACCATTTTGGCAGGCAGCAGGAGTTTATTTGTTAAGGGTGTTTGGCAAGTAAGAAATTTTAACTCCCGCTGATGACCATTCAAGAATTTGCTTTATCTATTTTTATAATTGGAAATAAAAAACACAAAAACTCTGACCTTGAAACCCAAAACTGTTTTCTTAATTGACGAACTAGGAGCTGTTTTAACAGCTATTCTCCTGATGACAATAAGGACTTACAATGAATATTTTGGAATGCCTAGAAAGACACTGACAATACTTTCAATAGTAGCATTGATTTTTGCAATTTATTCATTCTCTTGTTTTTTGTTTTCACACAATAACTCACAAAAACTTTTAAGACCTATTATTGTGGCAAATTTGACCTACTGTATTTTGACACTAGGCCTCGTAATCTATTTTTATAATAGACTTACAATTCTCGGTTTAGCATACTTTACTGGAGAAATTTTAATAATATGTGGACTTGTTCACATTGAACTAAAAACCTTAAAAGAAAGTATCAATTATTAGTTGATGACTTTAATCGAAAGTTTTATTCAAGCGGATGAAAAAACACTAGCTTCAACATTCTTAGAAGCAAGCTGGCAACTTGGGGCTATTGAAAAAGTCCGTACTTTCTACTATCTTTCAAGCGTAGCAGACAGGAAGGATAATGTAATCGACAACTTGACCTATGCAGAAAAAACTAAGCAACCAGCCTTAAATATTAATTTGAAAAGTCAGAATTTTCTAAATACTTTAGCTGCTCTAAATGGAAAAAAATCAGTGTTATGATTACACTAAATTTTTTTAGATATCTCTCAGAAAAACTGGAATCAGAAAAACTGGAAATAAATCATTCTCCGTAAATTATCAATACTCAATAAATCCTTATTGATTTCACAGAGGATGAAAATGTTCTGAAATAACCTAGTGCTTCACCTGTTAAATTACTGGTTGTGGGATATTGAGGAACACCTGAAAAGGCTCCCGGGCCTGGATTGTTAATCACTTCATTTAAGGATTTATAATAATCAAAAGCATTCTTGTCGATTGAAATTAATTCAACTGTGGCAATACCGGAATTAAAATGACAAAAAGGAATCTCAATACCAAAATTATTTCCATCAAAAAAATCATCATTTACCACAAAAAAATTATCACTACCGTGATTATATTCAACGCTTGTTCCACTTGCTTTTACCAGGTAAAAATTCCTTTCATTTGAGGGGTCCTTAAAAAAGAAGGTAACATAATTACCTTGCCTGGTTCCCAAAGTCCTTTCTTTTTCCCGGTACGAAAGATATTGTATTTGAACCGGCTCAGTCATTTGTGATCCTGCTGAAATTGTTTCCCCATCGCTTTTTACTGTTAACTGATAACTATTTCCTGGAATCCCCTTTATTTCA
It encodes:
- a CDS encoding DUF4249 domain-containing protein yields the protein MKKQFKNIIFIPGLVFLVIAVVSCEKVIEVDLNEENSKIIVEGGISNQHTADTIRLSRTGSYFGDNNFQSITGAEVSVSDNMGKNELLLEVSSGTYVTSEIKGIPGNSYQLTVKSDGETISAGSQMTEPVQIQYLSYREKERTLGTRQGNYVTFFFKDPSNERNFYLVKASGTSVEYNHGSDNFFVVNDDFFDGNNFGIEIPFCHFNSGIATVELISIDKNAFDYYKSLNEVINNPGPGAFSGVPQYPTTSNLTGEALGYFRTFSSSVKSIRIY